The DNA region ccatccttccagcccttttttgtgttttgagatagtctcaaaGTACAACTCAGACTGGGCTCTTGTcaccctccctcagcctcctggttagaggtgtgtgtcaccatcctCAACTCTGAGTGCCAGATCTTGAAATCCCACTTTGATGGCTTCTATCCTTAGAACAAACCCTGGGAGAATGAGTTCTGATAACTACTTCTCACTCCTCTTCAAGAAAAGGAAAGCCCCAGAAACAGTACTaacttgcccaaagtcacacagcaaaaTTCAGATAACCTGCAGATCTCAGTGGCCGCCCATTCCATACCCACCCAGTCCTTCTCTGACCTCCCACCTCCATCCCTACAGACCTTGCAGTTGAGATCAGAGTCCAAGCCATATCGTAAGATGGCCTTAGGGTCTGACATCATGGGGACTTTCACGGTCCTGTCCTCATCCAAATGAAAATCTTGGAGGGTCGTCTTTCTTGAGTCAAACTTGGTTACCCACTGCCCTGGAAGGAAACAGATGGAGCATCCTGAGCCACTGTCACCAGAAAGGCCACAGGACCATGCTGTGTCTCCACTGGCCAAAGCAACCTGAGCTGTCAGCAGCAAGAACACAGGGGCCACCGGGTCCCAGCGTGTATGGTGCAGACCACAGGCTCCATGCACCACAGGTGCTGGCAATCCTCACCTAGCAAACTCAGAAATAGGTGGGTGTTCTCTCTCTGACTTGGGTCACCAAGCTCCTTCTGTTGAAAGTGGCCTTTAATATGCTGGTGTATGACTGCTCTCCCGTCCCCTGTGGGCTTGGAGTAGGAAGCCCCAGGGCTTTCCTCTAGGTTAGGATCCACTCTTGCGAGTTACATAAGGTGGTCACAAAGCaactaaaaatggaaattgaTCCATAAGGTGGTCACAAAGCAACTAAAAATGGAAACTGATCAAACCATTCCTGCCCCAATCCCTTTTCTGAGTAAAATAGATCTCAGATAAGGCCTGTGGAAGGGTCTCCTGACATATTACCACTGCCTAGAAGGATGTTGACAAGTAGGTGACGGCAGGTCTGAGCCGGGATGGGACCAGGAGTAGGGGGCTGCTCTGAGGGCAAGACAGCATGTATTGTAGAGTGTCCGAGAGGTAGATGTGTAATCCTAACAGTGAAGACAAGGACACAGGCTGAGGAGAAACCTAACACAGGGTTCTGCAGCTCATGGGACAGAGCCGGTATTAAACCTCGTTTGATTCAAAAGCCAGAGACCTGTGCCCAGCCCCATGTAGCCATTTCACTGGTCAGCTAATTCAGAAACACTCAGGGTGATATGCCCACATGCTACAAGCACTGTAGCTTTCAGATCTCGCTCTGGCCTGCGCTCATGTttgcaaccacacacacacccactgtCCTCCCTCGGCCAAAGACAAGTGGGGAAGCCCTCACCCTTGAAGTAAGCCACGCCGAGGAGGAGGATGCTGAGGGAGCTGGGCATTTCCCTTGTGGACCGGGCAATCTTCCCTTTCATCTGGGCCTGCACCCAGTTGTTAATCTCCTGAAGGTCTATGCGAGGGTTGCCAGTGAGGATTCGGGGCCTGGTCCCATATGACTTCTCCAGAGGAGCAACGAAGCTGGATTTTACTCGAAGTTCTTGAGAGCAAACAGATCAAAGATGAGAGCTGAACCAGCAGCCTCATTTTGAAAGCATGCCAGACCCCAGCTTCCTGCTCAGCATCTTCCCCTGACTTGCTGGGGCATCTGCCGGCTTGCCCAAACCCTGGCTAGGGAACAATGGCTTCCACCCGTTGCTTTCCCTTCATGTtactgtccacacacacacacacacccagacccTCCTGCTGTCTCCCACACACCACttcctctttctgttcctctgtgGTCTCACAGGCCCTTTCCTGCCCACCAGTGCCAGGCCTGGCCTGAGCACACACAACTTATTGTTTAGAAGCCTGGAGCATATAGACAACCCAGGCCAGAAAAGCAACTGAGTGCCCGGCATAATGGTGCGTGCCTGCactgcagaagcagaggcagcattATGAGTTGGGGACCAGCTAGGACTCCATAGACTTtgaaaggtggggtgggggtgagctACTGACTCCTCTCAAACACAATTCTGGAAGCACTCTTGAGGTTCTTCTCGGGGGCAGTGACAGACGCAAGGAGTTCCTTGTAGGTGCCGTGGATGTCAGGGTCGCTGATCAAGTCGTAGTAAAGAACCCGGTGAATGACAGACTCTGTTCGCTGTTCAGCTCCTGCCAGAGAGAAAAGGACGGCAAGCTTCCTAACTGCCCATGAGGCCCACATCAGGGTAGGGATATTAGACACCAATCTTGTCCTCTGAGAGCCTGAGGAGGCCCATATTGCAGATGTTCTAGTTGGACCAGAGCTTCAGGGCATGGAAAGAAATAATGATTGCATTGCTAGGACAATCTCTAAGACAGGCCAAGGTCATCAGAcctacagagagaaaagggatgtGGTCCCAAAGTTCTCCCATTGTATCCTACACTGTTCTGAGGATGAACCAGGGCTGCTCATGGCAGTTGTAACCCTAGAACCTGGTTAAATAACTAAAACACAATAGGAAGCCACTTAAGGAACCAAGGGTTGAGTGCCATTTACAAAGCTGTAGGGACTGTATGTGGCCCCCACACCACCCCCTTCCCTGCGCCCCTGACAGTGGCAGCATGGAGATTCTGGGTAGGGAAAATTCAGGTCTGCTTGCAGCCTTCTTCAGTTACCACTCACCCAGAGAAAGGGCAGAGAGGGCTGTGGCCACGCTGAGTGGAGACAGCAGGACATTGCCGCTTGGGCTGGCACTGGATCTCTGGCGGTACAGATCGTAGCCGAAGTTGGAAACAGCTGCTGCCAACTTGTTCACAGGGACCTTGAAGAAGGGGTCATCCTCCTCCACTGGCTCCCCTGTGCTCTCAGGGGCTGGGGAACCCTGGGTTAGAATAAAAGGACCAGTAGGGAGGTACAGTGAATGCATCACCTCCTGCAGAGGGTTGTCCTCTGGTCCCTAGGGCCTTTAGTCTGAGGTGAGAAGGAGTGTGTGCTCTCTGACTACATCTCTGAgctgagaggtggggaggggtgggggcaaCACAAAAGGGCTTGCCAGACTTGAACTGTGACCTAAGAGCCTGAAGCCTGgcccactttaaaataaaaactgtagggctggggagatagcttagtaGATAAAGTACCGGCTTACAAGTACGAGGAcctagattcaatccccagaagcCATGGGGAAAGAGCTGGACACGggggcacatgcttataatcccagcactggggaggcagaaatgggcAGGTCCTGAGGCTAATTGGCCAGTCAGCCTGAACTGTGTTCCAGGTCAGTGAGGGGTCCTGTTTCAGAAACCAAGGTGGATGGACCTGAGGACTCTGGGTTGACTTCTAGCCTACAAATacactctgtgtctgtgtgtctgtgtgtctgtgtgtctatgtgtctgtgtgtctgtgtctgtctgtgtctgtctgtgtctgtctgtgtctctgtctctgtgtctggctgtttctccctctatccttctatccctccatccctccctccatccctctctccccccttccctctgcAGGGAACctccccatcaccaccaccaaagaaACCTGTCCTCAGACCCCTCTTCCCTACTCATCTTGCTGACTGGTCCTCGTCTGCCTAGGTCCTGCTATGACACCCTCCCTGTCTTTCCTGACAAGCCATCTCCTCTGACCAGTCCTGAGAGGACTTTGTAGTTTTCTGACTTGTTTTCAGTGAGCTAGCTGCTGTTGCGAGGGactttctgctttttgttttgtttccagggCTTTGGATCAAAGCTGGGCTCTTACGTACGTTGGGCACTTGCCACCCAGCTGTATCTTCAGCTTTTTGGTTTGGaggatttgtttttagttttgtgtttggtttttggttttggttttttgatttgttttgttttgtttttttgagacaggatctcactatatagctctagctatcctggaactcactatgtagaccaggctggccttagattcacagagatccacctgcttctgcttcccaagtgctgggatatatATATTTTGATCCAGAGTAAGTGTCCCGTGGGCAGAGCTCAGTGATACAGCACATGTGTAGCCCGTGCGGGGGCCTGGGTTTCACCCCcaacagaggagggggagttagtAAGTGAGGAATAAGTGAATGGCCAGTGGCAAGACAGTATTGACTAAGGTCACTAGGCCCTGATCCAGACTTAGAGCCAACCCAGGTCTAATATGCCCAGCTGCCTTATCCTTGTGTGACACAATCCAACCCCTACTTCCTCCATATAGTGGCAGCTACTCCAGACcctgaaaggagaggaaggatatTCTTGTCTTGCTGGATTAGCGAAGGCCTAGCAGAGTGAAGGCCAGAGCCCACCCTGGACCCAGGGCTGCCTCCCTGCACTgtctctcctgctgcctgctgaggaggatctgggagagcTGCTGCCCCACCTACACACCCTACTGACCTCAGAGCTGCTGGGGACATTCTGGCTGTTGCCGTGCCCGAACAGGGCTCCAGTCCAGAGGAGTAGCACCAGGACCTGCATCCCGGGACTACAAGAGAAACAAGAGAGTAAGTGACTCCCCTCACCCACACCCTCCCCTgccactgcacactgcacactgcacaggGACAAAAGTCAGGCAGAGTGAGCACCTTCCGTCCCTCTAGCTCTCAGCCCCGAAGTGGACCCTTACCTTGAGGCTTGTCATCCCTGACCTGCCCCCGCACTTCACCTTGACCTCCGCCTCCGTGTTGGCTCCTATTGGGAGACCCACCTTCCACTCTAAGCTCCAGAGCAGTGAAGACCCAGCAGCAGACTTTTCAGGCCTCAAGAAAATACTctagcacaaacacacaccaagGCTTTTCCGTGGAGGCACACAGCCAGCTCATTTGGTAGTATTCGGAACCCTGTCTGAGGATGGATGCCGAGCCCAGGTCATAGACTTACAGAACATGTGGTCTGGTCCTGTCATCCACCAACAGTTCTCTGACCAAAGCCTAtgctaaagacacacacacacactttttttttttaggtaggtTCTTGtgtatgaagcccaggctagccttgaagttgCAGCTACCCTCCTccatttgcctcctgagtactacaattccaggtgtgagccaccatgcctggcctgacGCCCTTCTTCTATTTCAAGAGCAATTCTTAGTTAAGAGGGTGTGAACTAGGGCTGCACTGCCTGGCATCAAACCTTGACTCTGGGTCTTCATAGCCATCCAAAGAATAAAGCCCTCCTTgttgtatagtatagtatagtatataagTTCCCTGTATATAGTATGGTAGTGTTGACCTACTTCTAGGAGGGTTAAATTTTagaacatctctctctcttttcctttttgagacaacCTTACTATACTTTGGCTGCTCTTGAACGTGTGGTCcttatgcctctgcctctcaagtgctgaggttGCAGGTGTGCACAGTCACATCTGCCTAGACAATGTCTCAGGAGACCTTAACAGCGCCAGTGGTCAGGAAGCCCTCACCTCTCCCTTCAGCTGGTTTCTCTTGTAAAGAGCCATGTTTTCTTCCCCTTCGTAGCATGGAAACAGCTCTTAATCCCAGAGCCTTCCTTCCTTCAGGTTAAACAACACCAGTTTTTGGTGGGACCTCCCATTTCCCTTTACCTCCCTACGCAACAACCTTTTCTGCTAAGACTCCGGCCCGGCACTTGGACCACAGGACAGAATTGAAGCCTGGGCGGTGTGCTCTTGCACATCATTCCTGTGCTCCCCTGGAGTCAGGTCTAGAGGAGGGAGACAAGGGCCACGAGTCAGAAAAGACCACTGGCTGTCCTAGTGTGCACCTGTCTTATAGCACGCACACGCTAACGTGGCCCCTCTGCTCCATCACCATTCTTTCATGTACACGCACCCTCCCCCACCAGACACATACCCCACTGGCTTTTCTGACTTCCCAGGGGGAAAAAATTTGATCTGAGAAGTTAGGAGTCCACCATGGTCAGCTACAGTCCTTAAAATTAAGTCAGACAATCCACGGGACACCTGTAGTGCGTGAAGGGCAAGGGAAAGACTCCGCGTTCACTCTGCCTTTGACAGCAGCAGGAACCAACCTGGCTCTCTCTAGCCTCTCATCTCTAGCAGACCTTCCAGTGGAGATTTTAGGGACCTCTGTGTTCTCATCCAGGGCACTGCCACCCAGCTGCTCAGGAGGAAACCCGTGAGAACAACAGAGAAAGCAACGCAGATCTAGGCTTATTGCCCTCCCTTGCCACCCCCACCCATCACAGGCAGCAGCCTCCCTCAGCTGAGCCTCAAGAGGCTGGTTTATCAGAGAGGTACACAGAAAAGCATCTCTGGTCCCTCTGGGTAGGTAGCAactgagaagggaggagatggtCACCCTTGGCATCTTCTTCCGGGAAGTAAATGAGGTACCCTTGCAGATGGGACCTTCTGGAGTTCCTCCAGGGTCTAAGCCATAGGTCATTGTACCACATGGTTAGGCGGAGGACTGAATCAGAGATGGGAAACCTGGTGTGCATGGGGAGACACAGAAGTCCAATGCTGGCCCAAGAGCTATAAGCTGGGACAAATGCTAGGGAAATGCCTGTATGCTCCACCTCAAGCCACAGGAATAAAGGAAGTGGAGACCCTAAAGGGCAGAAAGTGAAGGTCTGCATCAGAGGCTGCACAGGACACATGCAAAACCCTGGCTGTAATAACTGGGTTGGGTAGGCAGCCACTGGCTAGCCAGGGGCACCGGGACAATCATGCCATCCTGTCCAAAGGGCAGTGTCCAAGCCAGATTTCTAGGCTATAGGGGAGAAGGGTATGGGGAGAGGGTCAAGATTCTCCCCTCTGAGCCAAGGCCGGCCTCCCCATGTGCCCCAAATCAAGAGGCACAGAAACTGGGATGTTGTGGTCTCACATCCAAGCTGAGAAGACAAGTGGGAGCCAGTACATGTGTTTCAGATTAAACCCAGTCGGGAGACAAACAtgttgctcctcctcctcccagagcCAAGCTCCCTTCAAGCCACATGGCAGTGACcatgtggacagtgcagaggaggACACCTCTCTCTCCACTGGCTCAAGGACTGTTTCCAGGGGTTCAGTCTGGCTGGCTCATGGCTACACCAGTCACTTGGGGacagtttggtttgtttttttttttccctaaaatctTGGAATCTGAATCAGCCTGAGACACCCCATAATTGTACCTCCCAACAACACCCCAGAAAGGCCAGTTCTGGAGAACAGAACTCTCTGGTCCCCACCCATCCCCCTCAGCCTGGGGGCTGAACTGATGGGCAGCTGAGGTCCAGACAGTGGCTGGCTCTTGGAAAGCCTGTCTCTTTTCTTTGACGCAGACCACTCCCTGCCATGCCTTGCCTCAGGAGGAAAGGGCTGCAGGAGGGCAGCCAGACCCCACAAACCAGCTAGGCTAAATGGTGCTTATTGTTTGCAAGAGGCCATGACCTCATTTGTCTCCCAGCTCGCTTggtaaaagagaacagaagctggACAAGAGAACCTAGCCGGCGTCCCAGCAAGACTCAGGCAGCCCGAGCTGTAAGGGAACCAGCACCAATGGCTCTGAAAAGCAGCAAACTGAATGGAGCCAGACTGGGCTGCAGAAAGATCAACTTCCTTGCTCACTGCTGGTGGAAGCAACTCCAGGGAGAGCCCTGCCTATAGGACTATAGCCCCTTCAGGGTACTGCTGAGTCCAGTCCCAGAGCCTAGCTCCTTGcttcccaccacccaccactACATTCCTTCCCAACTCCATTCAAAACCCCTGTCCAGCCTCTCCTGTTGTCACAGTGGTATATAGTGAGTGGATAATAGAGTCCTGGCCCTCTGTCCCccaattctctctcctctctcatctgtTCACCTTAATTCCTAAACTGCAGGGGTTACTATAACCTTACCTCCACTTCCTTGCACCCCTCTTTCCTGCTCTCTGGGGTGCCCCTGCCACTCCCAGTCCCTCCAGTCAGAGAGCTTCTCCCAGGGAGCCTCTCTCATATCTGTCTTCCCCAAGCTAGACCAGGAGCTGCCTTACCTGTGGTCTGGTGCAGCTCCTTTCACAGCTTACACTCTGAGGGGCTCCAGGAAGCTGTGGAGGGAGTAGCTGCCTCTCAACCCAACTTCCAACAGGCTTCAGATTACAGCTACTCCTTTCTTAAAGTGACCTGACTCCATTTGGAATCTGTGATTGCATCATTGTCTGGTGTTAACTTTAACCCACTGCTGCCCTTCTGCCATGTGGCCCCAAGACCACACGTTTGCATCACTCTCCTCCTCTACCACCTCTCCCTTGGGCCTTTATCTCTCTTCATTGGGACCCTCCACATGATGGTTAACTTCAGGGGCACTTGGGCCAGCCTGGGGTAGGTCATGAGTCTGAACTTGAACAACGGAGAGGATTGGCTGAGAGGAAATCTGCATAGAGAGAAAGTGAGCCGCGGTGAGGATGATGGGTTCTTCGCTGGCTCTGGCTCTACCTGCATTTTGGGAGCAAGatgattcttctccttctcctgcaaAATGAAGGAATGGGACTGAGACTGTTTGCTCTAAAGGTCTGTGCTCTCTGAAGATTGCAAAGGACAGTGGGGTGGGAACTAGACAGTTGTtgactcagtgcttaagaacactggctgcttttgcagagaacctgagttccgttcccagcacacacaccaaggactcacagctgcctgtaactccagctccagagaatctaatGCCATCCcttggcctcctcaggtaccacatacagacaaacacgcgcgcgcgcacacacacagagagagagagagagagagagagagagagagagagagagagagagagagaaagggagagagaaagggagagag from Arvicanthis niloticus isolate mArvNil1 unplaced genomic scaffold, mArvNil1.pat.X pat_scaffold_315_arrow_ctg1, whole genome shotgun sequence includes:
- the LOC117701901 gene encoding pigment epithelium-derived factor, which gives rise to MQVLVLLLWTGALFGHGNSQNVPSSSEGSPAPESTGEPVEEDDPFFKVPVNKLAAAVSNFGYDLYRQRSSASPSGNVLLSPLSVATALSALSLGAEQRTESVIHRVLYYDLISDPDIHGTYKELLASVTAPEKNLKSASRIVFERKLRVKSSFVAPLEKSYGTRPRILTGNPRIDLQEINNWVQAQMKGKIARSTREMPSSLSILLLGVAYFKGQWVTKFDSRKTTLQDFHLDEDRTVKVPMMSDPKAILRYGLDSDLNCKIAQLPLAGSMSIIFFLPLTVTQNLTMIEESLTSEFIHDIDRELKTIQAVLTVPKLKLTYEGEVTKSLQDMKLQSLFESPDFSKITGKPVKLTQVEHRAAFEWNEEGAGTSPTADLQPVRLTFPLDYHLNQPFIFVLRDTDTGALLFIGKILDPSST